The genome window CGAATGAACTTTCACAGCTATCACGCAGCATGTAATTAATCTAATCATATCTACAGAACATATGGCGCACCTTGGCTGAAAAACTGGCCATTTGTTCTGGGCACAGACGTCGCTGGAGTGGTGGTTGATGTAGGCCCTGATGTGGTCCGCTTCACCAAGGGCCAGCGGGTTGTTGCGTAAGTACTACAGTCGCTTTTTCAAAGGTACGATAGACAAGCACGGAGACCTGCTAATATCTGTGCATAGATATTGCCACTGTCTAGGGACCGGCAATCCCGCCAACTCAGGATTCCAGTTATACACCTTGGTAAAAGAAACCACCGTAGCAGGAATCCCAGACTCAATCACCTTTGAAGAAGCCTCTGTCCTACCGCAGGCTATTTCgactgctgcagcaggtCTATTCCTCAAAGAAAGCCTCGATCTgcccatcccccctcctaCTGGTGTGAAGCCGACAGGCAAATCCATTATTATCTGGGGTGGCGCGTCTTCGGTTGGCGCAACGACAATCCAACTTGCAGTAGCAGCAGGTCTAACAGTGATCACAACTGCATCGGCCCATAACCATAAGTTGGTAAAGTCTCTTGGTGCAACTGCTGTTTTTGACTACAAGTCTCCTACTGTCGTTGACGATGTTGTCAATGCGCTCACTAATACTGAGTTCATTGGTGTCTACGATGCCATTTCTGAACCTACGAGTCTTGAAATGGTGCGTGCGGTTCTGGACCAGTTGAATGCAGATGTTAAGACTATATGTGTTATACCTTATGATAACCCTACGGAACGGTTTGCGCCTATATTCAGTAAGGGTCCTTGTTATAACATCCCTATCCTTTTTCGCTCATCTTCACTACATGGAGCTAGTACTGATATGCTATCCTTTAGTCAGTTCCAATTTCCTGACATTCGACTCAAACAAACATGTCGCGGAGGGTATCTGGAGAGACTTTGTCTTCAGAGCCCTGGAGAACGGACGCCTTCAACCAAAGCCGGACCCTGACGTGGTTGGGAAAGGGCTAGAAAAGGTCCAGGAAGCTGTTGACATCTTAAAGAAGGGCGTCTCGGCTAAGAAAATTGTTGTCACTCTGTGATCGTCGAGATGCCATCAAATTACTATGGAAGTCTTTTGACGCAGCTTGCACTATACAGTAGATAAGAGTCATTGACAAGTCGAAGAATATATTAGGGTCTACCCAGGAATAGATGAGCCAGGAGCACCCTGTCCCCGCTCCTCAGAATAATTGTCGAAGAAGTTCTGAATCATCAATCCGCCCGCCGCGTCGAGAAATTCGGCATTAAATGAGCCAGGGGCATATCCAGACATGTTCTCATCTAGCCCTAGTGTATTAGGTTTGAACGTTTGTTGGTCGTTCGTAGGGAACCAGAGGGCCCGGAAAGAACCCGGTAGCTGGCTGGAAGCATAGGGGCCCATGTCGCTAGGAACGGCGATTCCATGACCGTGCTCTACCGCATGTTAGCCACGTTCACCGGTGTGCAAGTACTTAATCTTCTCGAGGAGAGTGGAAAGTGGTGGGGCCATACCAAGTATATTTTGGAGCACGTCTCTAGCTCGCAGGGCCATATCATGGGAAGAACCCAGACTCCCTAAACAGTTCACCGCACGCTGTATTTGACATTTCCATGCCTGCGCCAAGCTATGTGCTGGCTCGTAGATATAACACGTCGCTTGGACAAAGCTGGCCGTTAGCAGCCAGCAGGTTGCATACCACGTCAGGCCGCGGCGGCGGTTGCTCGTTGACTCGAGAAAGCTGCAGATGGAAGCAACACACTCGTCTGCCGCGGTGAGACAGGCGGCGACTGGACCTGTAGAGGTGGCCAACTCGGATTTAGCTGCGATACTTTGGAAGAGAAAAGGGCGGTTGATAACGATGCGTAGGTGGAAAGAACGCCATAGAAGCACTCGACGCGGGATGTCGAAGCGTGGCTCTAGAGGAACGCTGAGCCCAAAGTGGGGCGGTAGCTCATGGTACCATGTGTGAATACGCTGCTCTAAATCCGCGGCTTTTTGTTGAGTAGGTAAATGATGCGTTAGCAGCTCTACCTGAACGACATTGGCAATCTTTGCGAGATTCACTTGCGCTATGAGGCAAGACGTGATAGTTGGGCCGGTGCCACATTCAGGAAGTTCATCCATGTCTACTGCAAGATCGTGGTCATCGACATTAGCTGGTAGATGAACATTCACCCCAACAAGCGAGACGGCTGGTCGGCCAAGGGTCAGCTGGACGCCTGAGACGAATATAAAGAGTGTCCACCAGACGCGTCGGCGGATCTCCATCGTGAAAGGGGAGGTACTAGGCATGCCAAATTCCCGGTGCAAGCCTATGGCAAGTGCCATACTCCATCCTATACCTATTACGATAAAAGCAGCATTTGGCTTGTTGCGTTTCTGCATGTAGTTCGCCATGAGGACTATCGCTTGCACATAACTGAGAGATCCTTTCTCAAGAACATCCATTGACAAATGCTTCCGTGCTTCTTTGAAAAATGGTATATCCACTTTGGTGCCTTGCGAATCTCCGACGAAGGCACCAATGGCGAGTACGATATTGTACAAGATGGGCCAAGAACCATCGCGTGGCTTTGCTAGGGCACCTGCTCGTGGTTAGACATTCGCTTATTGATTGTTGTGACGAAGAGCTACCTGAGACCCTAGCACGAAAGGTCCCCTCATGCAAGATGGGATATGCGGGATGATAGATAGCAAAATAGTCATCAAGATAGCGGAGTACATCTGCTCGTCTCTGCTGTGCAGTGCAGATGGTGCCACCATCCATGTCGTCATCAAGGCAAGACAACGGGCTGAAGCTAGTAAGGGGTAAATATAGTGGAAGTGACTGGAGGAATTTGAGGGCCGCTATGCCAGACTGTGGCCCTGTATAGCCGGCCTTGTGTGGGTCGACCGTCAAAAAGCCCATGCCGTCGGTAGAGTTGTCGAAGTCCTGAGACTCGTCAAACTCGTAGTCTTCGGCGTTGCTGGGTTCTGCAAAACTAGCAGGAGGCTGCTCCGTTGCATGAGTAACCTCGCTGAGGTGCTTCTGTCTCTGTGGGCCTTGCTGGATAGCGGTGATAGAGTCGTGTTGAGAGCGAACGGTTTGAAGTGCATCCTGGAGATCAACTGATGGAAGATAAATGGCCCATGCCCGTTCCATGTCAGCTCTCAAGCGCTCTAACTCATGAAGACGTCTATATGAATCAGCATTAATAAAGTAACCAAGTTTGAAGCTATTTGATAGGCCAACCTTTGCAGAGTAGAAAGACgttgggatggtgaggagtaACGACATGATTTGGCATCCCGACGACAGTTGTTGCAATTTTCGTTGCCAGAGCAGCGTATCTTGCGTCGCTTGCATTCATCACAAGCAAAGGTCTTCCGAAGAATACGTCGAGACTGAGAGATGTCCATTGCCACGGGTGTAGTTCAAGGGAAGAATGAGAAGTCAATCGTGGCGAACGGAGATTTCCCCGGGCGACGCCAAGACGGCTCCCCGCAGAGTCCGGGGATACCGACATCTACCCCGACAACGTTGTTCAATGCAAATTCGTCATGGGTCCTGATTGCGAAGTACACGTGTTATCTATGAGGCATTAAGCTCAAGTTTGGCAGTCTATACGACATACGGAGGAAGCTACGTGGCAAAAGGCAACGGTTTACCGATCCGGCATCCACTCATCGGCGCCCGGAAATAGCCCCGATGCGCGACGGCGATAGATCCGTTGCTCTCTGCACGGCTCGGACCCAATGACATATTGCAGATTTCGGACGATCATGCAGGCCATTTAAACAATGAAACCGCTGGCAA of Aspergillus luchuensis IFO 4308 DNA, chromosome 7, nearly complete sequence contains these proteins:
- a CDS encoding zinc-binding alcohol dehydrogenase family protein (COG:Q;~EggNog:ENOG410PHHZ;~InterPro:IPR013154,IPR013149,IPR036291,IPR011032, IPR020843;~PFAM:PF00107,PF08240;~go_function: GO:0016491 - oxidoreductase activity [Evidence IEA];~go_process: GO:0055114 - oxidation-reduction process [Evidence IEA]), which produces MTQNRAAWIPAPTEHPFTVQEAPYPTPGPGEVVVKNAAISINPADWKIQTYGAPWLKNWPFVLGTDVAGVVVDVGPDVVRFTKGQRVVAYCHCLGTGNPANSGFQLYTLVKETTVAGIPDSITFEEASVLPQAISTAAAGLFLKESLDLPIPPPTGVKPTGKSIIIWGGASSVGATTIQLAVAAGLTVITTASAHNHKLVKSLGATAVFDYKSPTVVDDVVNALTNTEFIGVYDAISEPTSLEMVRAVLDQLNADVKTICVIPYDNPTERFAPIFISSNFLTFDSNKHVAEGIWRDFVFRALENGRLQPKPDPDVVGKGLEKVQEAVDILKKGVSAKKIVVTL